From the genome of Setaria viridis chromosome 1, Setaria_viridis_v4.0, whole genome shotgun sequence:
CCAGCCTGGCAGCCCCTTGGGCACCTCCCCTTTCCATTGGAATATCTCAGATAGCTCCCCCATCTCTCCAACCTGCACAACCGTGAAGCAAGGACGCATGATAAGGGACATGAAAATCCATGAAAAAAGTTCTGCTGGGTGCCAATTAGCTTGACTAGGCCCAGGAGCTAGTTGGTACTGCTCCCACATCGCCCATCATGGGCATCTCCTAGCTGGGCAACACTTGGGCACAAAGGTGTGCTGTATATACTTTTTGTTAGCCCCCACCACAACACCAGAGTACAGAAGGAGCAGAACAAATCGGCATCTGGTGCAGCCGAGTGGGCATCTGGTGCAGCCGAGTGGGCATCTTGGGTAAGGCCAACTCGTTCAAACTGTTGATTTGGATAATCTGATggtgaaaagaaaagacaaTAGAAAGAGAACGTTGCAGAAGGATGTGTACTGGCATCTACTCCCAGGTACACAGGATTGAGGATTTGTTTTTTGTCTGCTGTACTCTTGCAGTCTCTCTCTGGGAGAACCTGCTCTGGAATGGATGATGGATGGCTTATGTCGTTTTTAGGTTGGATAGGTTGGAGAAAGCAGCAGCTGTTCTATATAttgtttagatttatttcaTATCCTGCAAAGAAAATAATAACCAAGTGCCAACTAGTATCCAGTCATTTCCCTCGCATAAATGTAAAAATACTAGTGGAAAGGTTAATAGAAAATCCTGCACATGATCCATAAGAAAACACTGATAAAATGAAAGTTTATACATTTTATTTTCCATTTTGCCCTGTAAATAAGCCAACATAAATGTTCATAGAAAATTTTAATCTCTCCTACCAAACACCTTGTTTTGGGTGGATTGCCTAGATAATCATAAGCATTTTGGTGATCCATTAAACAACTTCAGAAGATGTTAGACAACAGATGATGAGTCTAATGCTCTTTTCTTCAAAGGAAAACCATGAACATTTTGGCGATCCTATAAACAGCTTCAGAAGGTATTAGACACAAGATGATGAACTAGATTTTTATGAAACACGAACGCCGCAGCATAACAGATTCTAGTTTGGTTTACACCAACCAACTTTTCATATGACAAGCTGAATTTCCAGTATCATCAAAAATTAAAAGCTATAGCTGCCGAAAGAAATACAGCCATCCATGCATATCCCTGCTAGACTGTTAAACGTAAAATGGAAAATGAGTTGCTATGAGACATATGACATCTATATGAACTCCATAATCTTGGCAGATGTAACACCCCTTAATAAAGTTTGCTGCTACTGAAAATGTCATGAAACCGAATTATGCATACATGCATTTTGGACCATTGGTCCATACATGCCAACATTAAAGGTGATGCGATGTAGCGCATCACTCTTTTCCCCCAAAAGGACTGCACTTCACTGTTTGGTCCGTACATATCAGCATTCTAGGTTTCTAGCCACTACAATGAAGTCTTCCCTGCGACACCAACAGGTCTAGCATTTCATTTGACCGCCCATATTTTTTATCAGAAAACGAAAGGCATCCCACATCACGGGATCACTTCACCAAGGGTTTCGATTCTTGAGTTTGAGTGCCTCCCCTTTCTACTAGTACCCTCTTCATCCCCCTATGTTCCCCATGAGCGAAACCACACGCCTCGTGTGAGATTTTGACCAGGACAGCAGCCCATCGCAATGTGTCACTGGAAGAGAACAAAAAGGGGGGCGGACCTGACAACTACGGGGATGACGGCCGGACGCAAGGACGGCAAGGCTTTTCTGCGCCCAATCGTTCTCTCTCTTCTCTGAGCAAGAACTGAACCGCCTACACCCATCCTTATTATCcccattttatttaaaaaaatcgcGGAGCAGCATGAATCAAATGAATCAAGAACCCCCAATAAACCCCAAAACTAATTAAACTTGCTATTTAATTTCAGAGCAGGATTCTCCTAAAAGAGAACAGGAAAGAGTTACTACTAAGGGGGGACGGACCAGGGCGAGGAGCAGGTTCCTAGGGGAGTGGAACTGCTCCCAGTCCCTCTCCCTGGCGAAGTCCGCCATCCGCTTCCGCAGCGCCTCCAggctcaccgccgccaccgcctctgtCGCCGTCCCCATCTCGCCACcacgagcaccgccgccgacgccgcccttcccctccccctccgcgcTCGCCTCCTCCACACCACCGTTCATCTCCGCTCTCTggtttgattttgtttttttaatttctcccttctctctccccgtTGGTGAGGCAGCAGTAATGGGAAGAAGGAATAGGGGTGGAGGAGAGTGGGGAGGAGGCTATAAATACTGGATGGTGGTGGGGTTGGGAGCAGCACAGCAGAAGTTTCTTTATTTGGCAACGAGTGGGGCGCATATTTGGGCCGGCCCGGGCGGGGACGTAGCAGGGATCATGGGCCGGCGCCAGTCCACGCGCTGCTGCTGTTTTCCTCGTGGGATTATtaccgtgcgttgctacgggcaaatAAAAACTGAATTACACTACATAGAGTGGAAGGATGAACGGATAAAAATAAAACTCGCTCCTCGTTTCCCCTACACCCAGTCGTAAATCTCCAGTATAAGACGGTAGATGCTTCTGCAACAGGAAATATAACCTTCTGTTCATTCTGTCGCCCTCGTGAGCCGCGAACAAAAACGAACGAGATGCTAGTTGCTAAAGAAGACAGAGCACTGAATGTGACTGGTTACCTGAAAAACTTCTGGACAAAGAATGTCTATCAGCTGTATAATA
Proteins encoded in this window:
- the LOC117841595 gene encoding uncharacterized protein; this translates as MNGGVEEASAEGEGKGGVGGGARGGEMGTATEAVAAVSLEALRKRMADFARERDWEQFHSPRNLLLALVGEMGELSEIFQWKGEVPKGLPGWDEAEKEHLGEELADVLLYLVRLSDMCGVDLGKAALRKMEINARKYPVGQCKGSSKKHTHYGSTNSVTASARDNVNTMNKEDNNGV